One window of the Eucalyptus grandis isolate ANBG69807.140 chromosome 6, ASM1654582v1, whole genome shotgun sequence genome contains the following:
- the LOC120294298 gene encoding probable disease resistance protein At1g15890, with protein sequence MALVRSSKTPHLVTKEELLGKETRRKVKEMFYTILRNEFFILGVYGMGGVDFSVYALQGEIANAVGLDNLSNEKDVKRRAGLLYGHLNAKKGCILILDGLWKPFEVKDVGIPVETGKLKLIVTTRSPDVCRMMLCQKQIKIELLDMEDSWRLFLKKLCFAGELPQEVVQIARSLLDRCCGLPLGIIEIASRMRGVKKEREWRDMLGNLEESRMELDVFKSLQLSYLNLGDEQVQQCFLHSMLCSGNLLSEADREYLIVFYRRRFVRWNCHQARTVRSG encoded by the exons ATGGCACTTGTTAGATCTAGCAAAACACCTCATTTGGTGACAAAAGAAGAATTATTAGGCAAAGAAACTCGACGGAAGGTGAAGGAGATGTTTTACACTATATTGCGGAATGAGTTTTTCATACTCGGTGTTTATGGTATGGGTGGAGTG GATTTTAGTGTTTATGCGCTACAAGGAGAGATTGCCAATGCGGTTGGACtagacaatctttcaaatgaGAAGGACGTGAAGAGAAGGGCGGGCCTATTGTATGGACATCTGAATGCAAAGAAGGGATGCATCCTAATTTTAGATGGCCTTTGGAAGCCCTTTGAAGTTAAGGATGTGGGTATTCCAGTTGAAACGGGCAAACTAAAGTTGATAGTGACAACTCGATCACCAGATGTGTGTCGTATGATGCTCTGtcaaaagcaaattaagatAGAGCTTCTCGATATGGAAGATTCTTGGAGGTTATTTTTAAAGAAGCTTTGCTTTGCGGGAGAACTCCCTCAGGAAGTTGTACAAATTGCAAGGTCTCTTCTTGATAGGTGTTGTGGTCTGCCACTTGGGATCATTGAGATTGCAAGTCGCATGAGAGGGGTAAAGAAAGAGCGTGAGTGGAGAGACATGTTGGGAAATTTAGAAGAGTCCAGGATGGAGCTTGATGTGTTCAAGAGTCTGCAGCTCAGTTACTTGAACTTGGGTGATGAACAAGTGCAACAGTGTTTCCTGCATTCAATGCTTTGTTCTGGAAATCTCCTTTCAGAAGCTGACAGAGAGTATTTGATAGTCTTTTATAGAAGAAGGTTTGTTAGGTGGAATTGCCACCAGGCAAGGACTGTACGATCAGGGTAA
- the LOC104429436 gene encoding disease resistance protein RPS2 isoform X1, with protein MALHVVRSTTHMVKAYMGLKEIPEEVFWTDRLEKVFLQGNKIEEMPYNVSPNCPKLTRLSLYDNSTLGDIHESFFRHLKGLTVLDLGRTGITKLPDSISQLESLEALLLQSCFALRFIPYVGKLGSLRKLDLKGCESLEEVPEGMEMLANLRYLALDGTKIETLPEGVLGKLVNLQYLAIKKLRAGEEVKLQKVEELHCSVSNVEMFNACVGSLERNSCQRYMLVMGAPENFSLWCGRKTERSLLIDSCDHIAASIDGTSGDGCALLPESVQSLELSGCHEMKRVMEWEWLTTLLPNLNDIITKCCENLEEIIHGPLPSGATCHLTYLEVNCCNNMKRALLTQDMVLHLPFLQEILVKDCKGIEVIMGTVAKMTHFSFLKLMSLGLCNLPELKSICDGTTRCNSLQLISIRNCPKLKGIPLHLPVLDNGLPSPPPSLQDISQRLQGHRGDNGHCCQNDAFFLPEVNEPWSM; from the coding sequence ATGGCATTGCATGTAGTGCGGAGCACAACTCACATGGTTAAGGCCTATATGGGGTTGAAAGAAATACCGGAGGAAGTATTCTGGACTGATCGTCTAGAGAAAGTCTTTTTACAAGgcaacaaaatagaagaaatgcCATACAACGTATCACCAAATTGCCCTAAACTGACGCGGCTGTCTTTGTATGACAATTCGACCTTGGGAGACATCCATGAATCTTTCTTCAGACATCTAAAGGGGCTGACGGTTCTAGATCTGGGCCGCACTGGAATCACAAAATTACCGGACTCCATCTCCCAGTTGGAGAGCTTGGAAGCACTGTTACTGCAAAGTTGTTTCGCATTACGCTTTATTCCTTATGTTGGAAAGTTGGGATCCCTAAGAAAGTTGGACCTCAAAGGGTGTGAAAGTCTTGAAGAAGTGCCAGAGGGCATGGAGATGTTGGCAAACCTGAGGTACCTCGCCCTAGATGGCACAAAGATAGAGACATTACCGGAGGGAGTGTTGGGGAAGCTGGTGAACTTGCAATATCTCGCGATTAAAAAGCTAAGGGCAGGAGAAGAGGTAAAATTACAGAAGGTGGAGGAACTTCATTGTTCTGTTTCCAATGTGGAAATGTTCAATGCATGTGTGGGGTCTCTCGAGCGAAATAGTTGCCAACGGTACATGCTCGTGATGGGTGCACCAGAAAATTTCAGCCTTTGGTGTGGGAGGAAGACTGAGAGGTCTTTACTCATTGATAGTTGCGACCATATCGCTGCAAGTATAGATGGAACAAGTGGTGATGGCTGCGCTCTGCTTCCAGAAAGTGTGCAATCATTGGAATTGTCCGGGTGTCATGAAATGAAGAGAGTGATGGAATGGGAGTGGCTGACCACTCTCCTTCCAAATCTGAACGATATTATAACAAAGTGTTGTGAGAACTTAGAGGAGATAATACATGGCCCATTGCCAAGCGGAGCCACTTGTCACCTTACATATCTTGAAGTAAATTGTTGCAACAACATGAAGAGGGCGCTGCTGACGCAAGACATGGTGCTCCACCTCCCTTTCCTCCAAGAGATATTAGTCAAAGACTGCAAGGGCATAGAGGTGATAATGGGCACTGTTGCCAAAATGACGCACTTTTCCTTCCTGAAGTTAATGAGCCTTGGTCTATGTAATCTTCCGGAGCTGAAGAGCATATGCGATGGGACCACGAGATGCAATTCCCTCCAGTTGATATCTATTCGCAATTGTCCAAAACTGAAGGGGATTCCTCTGCATCTGCCTGTGCTTGACAATGGGCTCCCttctcctcccccttctctTCAAGATATTAGTCAAAGACTGCAAGGGCATAGAGGTGATAATGGGCACTGTTGCCAAAATGACGCATTTTTCCTTCCTGAAGTTAATGAACCTTGGTCTATGTAA
- the LOC104429436 gene encoding disease resistance protein RPS2 isoform X2, translating to MALHVVRSTTHMVKAYMGLKEIPEEVFWTDRLEKVFLQGNKIEEMPYNVSPNCPKLTRLSLYDNSTLGDIHESFFRHLKGLTVLDLGRTGITKLPDSISQLESLEALLLQSCFALRFIPYVGKLGSLRKLDLKGCESLEEVPEGMEMLANLRYLALDGTKIETLPEGVLGKLVNLQYLAIKKLRAGEEVKLQKVEELHCSVSNVEMFNACVGSLERNSCQRYMLVMGAPENFSLWCGRKTERSLLIDSCDHIAASIDGTSGDGCALLPESVQSLELSGCHEMKRVMEWEWLTTLLPNLNDIITKCCENLEEIIHGPLPSGATCHLTYLEVNCCNNMKRALLTQDMVLHLPFLQEILVKDCKGIEVIMGTVAKMTHFSFLKLMSLGLCNLPELKSICDGTTRCNSLQLISIRNCPKLKGIPLHLPVLDNGLPSPPPSLQEIRINQQAWESLEWDHPLARSTLEHFIKFLD from the exons ATGGCATTGCATGTAGTGCGGAGCACAACTCACATGGTTAAGGCCTATATGGGGTTGAAAGAAATACCGGAGGAAGTATTCTGGACTGATCGTCTAGAGAAAGTCTTTTTACAAGgcaacaaaatagaagaaatgcCATACAACGTATCACCAAATTGCCCTAAACTGACGCGGCTGTCTTTGTATGACAATTCGACCTTGGGAGACATCCATGAATCTTTCTTCAGACATCTAAAGGGGCTGACGGTTCTAGATCTGGGCCGCACTGGAATCACAAAATTACCGGACTCCATCTCCCAGTTGGAGAGCTTGGAAGCACTGTTACTGCAAAGTTGTTTCGCATTACGCTTTATTCCTTATGTTGGAAAGTTGGGATCCCTAAGAAAGTTGGACCTCAAAGGGTGTGAAAGTCTTGAAGAAGTGCCAGAGGGCATGGAGATGTTGGCAAACCTGAGGTACCTCGCCCTAGATGGCACAAAGATAGAGACATTACCGGAGGGAGTGTTGGGGAAGCTGGTGAACTTGCAATATCTCGCGATTAAAAAGCTAAGGGCAGGAGAAGAGGTAAAATTACAGAAGGTGGAGGAACTTCATTGTTCTGTTTCCAATGTGGAAATGTTCAATGCATGTGTGGGGTCTCTCGAGCGAAATAGTTGCCAACGGTACATGCTCGTGATGGGTGCACCAGAAAATTTCAGCCTTTGGTGTGGGAGGAAGACTGAGAGGTCTTTACTCATTGATAGTTGCGACCATATCGCTGCAAGTATAGATGGAACAAGTGGTGATGGCTGCGCTCTGCTTCCAGAAAGTGTGCAATCATTGGAATTGTCCGGGTGTCATGAAATGAAGAGAGTGATGGAATGGGAGTGGCTGACCACTCTCCTTCCAAATCTGAACGATATTATAACAAAGTGTTGTGAGAACTTAGAGGAGATAATACATGGCCCATTGCCAAGCGGAGCCACTTGTCACCTTACATATCTTGAAGTAAATTGTTGCAACAACATGAAGAGGGCGCTGCTGACGCAAGACATGGTGCTCCACCTCCCTTTCCTCCAAGAGATATTAGTCAAAGACTGCAAGGGCATAGAGGTGATAATGGGCACTGTTGCCAAAATGACGCACTTTTCCTTCCTGAAGTTAATGAGCCTTGGTCTATGTAATCTTCCGGAGCTGAAGAGCATATGCGATGGGACCACGAGATGCAATTCCCTCCAGTTGATATCTATTCGCAATTGTCCAAAACTGAAGGGGATTCCTCTGCATCTGCCTGTGCTTGACAATGGGCTCCCttctcctcccccttctctTCAAG AGATTCGGATAAATCAGCAGGCGTGGGAGTCGCTGGAGTGGGATCATCCCCTTGCCCGTTCTACACTTGAACACTTCATCAAGTTTCTTG ACTGA